A DNA window from Capnocytophaga sp. ARDL2 contains the following coding sequences:
- a CDS encoding TraQ conjugal transfer family protein → MKTKVYKFVLASLFLMIATLLTSCEKELNVQQNFPFEVKVMPVPKLVSQGQIVEIRCQITTPENYVENQYFIRYFQFDGNGNLRIGNAAPLLPNDTYELPDKIFRLYYKSLSEVPQMFSIWISDSFGNEQKVDFEFTNIRKEK, encoded by the coding sequence ATGAAAACAAAAGTATATAAATTCGTTTTAGCAAGTCTGTTTTTGATGATAGCTACATTGCTAACCTCTTGTGAAAAAGAGCTTAATGTACAACAGAATTTTCCTTTTGAGGTAAAGGTAATGCCTGTTCCCAAATTGGTAAGTCAAGGGCAAATCGTGGAAATTCGTTGTCAAATTACGACACCTGAAAACTATGTGGAAAATCAATATTTCATTCGGTACTTTCAGTTTGATGGCAATGGAAATTTACGTATCGGAAATGCAGCACCCTTACTACCCAATGACACGTATGAGTTACCCGATAAAATTTTTCGGCTTTATTACAAATCACTTTCAGAAGTTCCCCAAATGTTTTCCATATGGATAAGCGATTCTTTCGGAAATGAACAAAAAGTAGATTTTGAGTTTACTAATATCAGAAAAGAGAAATAA
- a CDS encoding conjugal transfer protein TraO, translating to MIRYLLCIILAMSGYNTLFAQRLFPGQKGLEIAVAFPVSVFGNNFSMSDFSAGLGLTINAKNGSYKRVALEYSTRYYTYKEVKIPTETYLFEGGYSFFLLGESTRTLAVNGGMYGLLGYEMVNGDKRRLYDGAILQNQSQWVYGVAGVISVETYLTNHWVLLMQGKLQTLWGTSLERLRPSVGLGVRYMF from the coding sequence ATGATACGTTATTTATTATGTATAATCTTGGCAATGAGTGGGTATAATACGCTTTTTGCTCAGCGATTGTTTCCCGGTCAAAAGGGGTTGGAAATTGCTGTGGCGTTTCCTGTAAGTGTCTTTGGAAATAACTTTTCAATGAGTGATTTTTCAGCGGGATTGGGGCTAACGATAAATGCTAAAAATGGAAGCTATAAACGTGTAGCATTGGAATATAGCACACGGTATTACACGTATAAAGAGGTAAAAATTCCTACGGAAACGTATCTTTTCGAAGGCGGGTATAGTTTTTTTCTTTTAGGCGAATCCACCCGAACTCTTGCCGTAAATGGAGGAATGTATGGACTTTTGGGTTATGAAATGGTTAATGGAGATAAACGACGGCTTTATGACGGAGCGATTTTACAAAATCAAAGCCAATGGGTCTATGGTGTGGCAGGTGTAATTTCAGTGGAAACCTATCTGACCAATCATTGGGTGTTGCTTATGCAAGGTAAGTTACAAACCCTATGGGGTACTTCCTTGGAGCGTTTGCGTCCCTCAGTAGGATTGGGAGTTCGTTATATGTTTTAA
- the traN gene encoding conjugative transposon protein TraN has product MAVCTVLSYAQTGSEMSTTNKSSTATLNTQVTPYPLEVTYDKTTHLIFPSAIRYVDLGSEHLIADKAKEAENVLRVKAAVTDFEQKTNLSVITEDGGFFSFEVCYHPSPKLLTLDFARNIPQGNSVKSDILFSDTGWESPAVAQMIMTSIYNQKREFIKHIGSQNAGISWLLKGMYVHNGKLYLDIKLKNRSRMPFEVDFISFKMVDKKTTKQSLVQEISIEPLRMYQPLLVVKPQKDARCIYMLEGFTLSDDKVLRIEIFEKNGSRYQSFLLTNEDISKARPIEQFHLKF; this is encoded by the coding sequence ATGGCAGTTTGTACTGTCCTATCGTACGCCCAAACGGGCAGTGAAATGTCGACTACGAATAAATCATCGACAGCTACATTAAATACACAAGTAACGCCTTATCCATTAGAGGTTACTTATGACAAAACCACCCATTTGATTTTTCCTTCAGCAATTCGTTATGTGGATTTAGGAAGTGAGCATCTGATTGCAGACAAAGCCAAAGAAGCTGAAAATGTACTTCGGGTTAAGGCAGCGGTAACCGATTTTGAACAAAAGACCAATCTTTCAGTTATTACCGAAGATGGTGGTTTTTTCAGTTTCGAGGTGTGTTATCATCCTTCTCCGAAATTGCTTACCTTGGATTTTGCCCGAAATATTCCACAAGGCAATAGCGTTAAGTCGGATATATTGTTCTCTGACACGGGTTGGGAATCGCCTGCGGTGGCTCAAATGATTATGACTTCCATTTACAACCAAAAACGAGAGTTTATAAAACATATTGGTTCGCAAAATGCAGGAATCTCGTGGCTACTGAAAGGAATGTATGTACACAACGGGAAATTGTACTTGGATATCAAGCTCAAAAACCGAAGTCGTATGCCTTTTGAGGTGGATTTTATCTCTTTTAAAATGGTTGATAAAAAAACAACCAAGCAAAGCCTTGTGCAAGAAATTTCCATAGAACCATTGCGTATGTATCAGCCTTTATTAGTCGTTAAACCCCAAAAAGATGCTCGTTGCATATATATGTTGGAAGGGTTTACCTTATCCGATGACAAAGTGCTTCGCATTGAAATCTTTGAAAAGAACGGAAGCCGTTATCAGTCGTTTTTACTTACCAATGAAGATATTAGCAAAGCACGTCCTATTGAACAGTTTCACCTAAAATTTTAA
- the traM gene encoding conjugative transposon protein TraM yields MENHNNTQPSAKQKISVLLTEEEEKQYEQQSQEKALARKQQYKKWLVFTLMGLVFLGCMYLLFGGGTSSENDPKGIDELVPEAKENVLPSDKEIAYEQALLDQKQSQQEAALGVLSDYWSQDEISQTTHSQAPQRKKESSTPNAIAHSAHTYRDIHHTLGNFYQDNSAMEKKQRLEEEIEMLKAQLSEKENQDPLDTQMALMEKSYQMASKYLPQNTNGTSTLPSDGLSENTKVTNSVPTTEKASVLPVYTTENKVVSRLPRKENDSVLTQHWLTQNQRNFVGAESFKQTATPLKNSIRACVHWQQSIRENTRVPLRLLEPIRVAQMLIPQGELLTATAKVSGDRLLLDIHSLEYKGKVIPIALTAYDLDGQQGLYLPYTPDANAFREIAASMGGNSGTSFTFNSSAKDQIISDMTKSVVQGTSSYLSKKIIRPAIKVKAGYQVLLVAKK; encoded by the coding sequence ATGGAAAATCATAACAATACACAGCCATCGGCTAAGCAAAAGATAAGTGTCCTTCTCACCGAAGAGGAGGAAAAACAATACGAGCAACAGAGCCAAGAAAAAGCCCTTGCTCGAAAACAGCAATACAAAAAATGGCTTGTTTTTACCCTAATGGGATTGGTATTTTTGGGGTGTATGTACCTGCTTTTTGGAGGGGGTACTTCTTCCGAAAACGATCCAAAGGGTATAGATGAATTAGTGCCAGAAGCTAAAGAAAACGTATTGCCCTCTGACAAGGAAATTGCCTACGAACAAGCCTTGCTCGACCAAAAACAATCTCAGCAGGAAGCTGCTTTGGGGGTGCTGTCCGATTATTGGTCACAAGATGAGATTTCTCAAACAACACATTCACAGGCTCCTCAAAGAAAAAAAGAATCTTCCACGCCCAATGCCATAGCCCATTCGGCACACACCTATCGGGATATTCATCACACGTTGGGCAATTTTTATCAAGACAATTCGGCTATGGAAAAAAAGCAACGCTTGGAAGAAGAAATCGAGATGCTCAAAGCTCAACTTTCTGAAAAAGAAAATCAAGACCCTCTTGATACTCAAATGGCACTGATGGAAAAATCCTATCAGATGGCATCAAAATATTTACCTCAAAATACCAATGGTACTTCTACTTTACCTTCTGATGGACTTTCAGAGAATACAAAGGTTACTAATTCCGTGCCTACTACCGAAAAAGCCTCGGTACTTCCTGTATATACCACCGAAAATAAAGTAGTAAGTCGTTTACCCCGAAAGGAAAATGATAGCGTTTTGACACAGCATTGGCTTACGCAAAATCAACGCAACTTTGTCGGAGCAGAAAGTTTTAAACAAACAGCAACTCCCCTTAAAAACAGCATACGAGCCTGTGTACATTGGCAACAATCCATCCGAGAAAATACTCGTGTACCTTTACGACTGTTGGAACCCATTCGCGTAGCCCAAATGCTTATTCCCCAAGGGGAACTACTCACTGCCACCGCAAAAGTCAGTGGCGATAGGCTTCTTTTGGATATTCATTCATTGGAATATAAAGGTAAAGTTATTCCCATAGCTCTCACTGCCTACGATTTGGACGGACAGCAAGGTTTATATTTACCTTACACTCCCGATGCCAATGCCTTTCGGGAAATAGCCGCCTCAATGGGAGGCAACTCAGGTACTAGCTTTACGTTTAATTCTTCTGCCAAAGACCAAATTATTTCGGATATGACCAAAAGTGTTGTACAAGGAACAAGTTCTTACCTATCCAAAAAAATCATCCGACCCGCTATAAAAGTCAAAGCAGGATATCAGGTGTTGTTAGTGGCTAAAAAATAA
- the traK gene encoding conjugative transposon protein TraK yields MEFKIFRNIENGFKQIRMYTLVFASFCLLISLFSVGYAYHFAQQQREKIYVLDNGKSLMLALSQDTKINRPVEAREHIRRFHELFFNVAPDKKAIEDNTKRAFFLADKSAFDYYKDLNEKGFYHRMISGNIQQRVVIDSIHCDFEHYPYQVQTFAKQFITRQSNITERSLITACRLVNSVRSDNNPQGFIMEQFTVIENKDLRTVER; encoded by the coding sequence ATGGAATTTAAAATTTTTAGAAATATCGAAAACGGATTTAAGCAAATTCGGATGTACACTCTTGTCTTTGCTAGTTTTTGTCTGTTAATAAGTTTGTTTTCGGTGGGATATGCCTATCATTTTGCTCAACAACAACGCGAGAAAATTTATGTGTTAGACAATGGTAAATCTCTGATGTTGGCTCTTTCACAAGATACGAAAATCAACCGCCCTGTGGAAGCTCGTGAGCACATCCGCCGATTTCACGAACTGTTTTTCAATGTAGCCCCTGATAAAAAAGCCATTGAGGACAATACCAAGAGAGCGTTTTTTCTAGCAGACAAATCGGCTTTTGACTACTATAAGGATTTAAACGAAAAAGGATTTTATCATCGGATGATTTCAGGGAATATTCAACAGCGTGTGGTTATCGATAGTATTCACTGTGATTTTGAACATTATCCATATCAGGTACAAACCTTTGCTAAGCAATTTATCACCCGTCAGAGTAATATCACCGAGCGAAGCCTTATAACGGCTTGTCGATTAGTGAACTCCGTACGTTCAGATAACAATCCGCAAGGGTTTATTATGGAGCAATTTACCGTTATTGAAAACAAAGACCTTAGAACCGTAGAACGATGA
- the traJ gene encoding conjugative transposon protein TraJ, protein MENLHEILRSLYDDMMPLTAQMTGIAKGIAGLGALFYVAMRVWQALARAEAVDVYPLLRPFAIGGCVLFFPTLVLGTMNAVLSPVVTGTHHILESQTLDLHKLQQQKDRLEREAQLRNPETAYLVSDEAFDKKLEELGWSPSDMAVMAGMYIERGMYDLKQSIRAWFRELLEMLFQAAALVIDTIRTFFLIVLSILGPLAFAISVWDGFQSTMTQWITRYVSVYLWLPVSDLFSAILARIQSLIIEKDIEQLSDPHFIPDTSNTVYIIFMIIGIIGYFTIPTVSGWIIQAGGMGNFGRNINQTATKTGNVVGAGAGAATGNISGQLLKK, encoded by the coding sequence ATGGAAAATTTACACGAAATCCTCAGGAGTTTATACGATGATATGATGCCTCTTACGGCACAGATGACAGGGATTGCCAAAGGCATTGCGGGGTTGGGAGCGTTGTTTTACGTGGCGATGCGGGTATGGCAAGCCTTGGCAAGAGCCGAAGCGGTGGATGTATATCCACTACTTAGACCTTTTGCCATTGGTGGTTGTGTGCTGTTTTTTCCCACGTTAGTTTTAGGAACGATGAATGCCGTACTAAGCCCTGTGGTTACAGGAACGCACCATATTTTAGAATCTCAAACCTTGGATTTACACAAACTCCAACAACAAAAAGACCGCTTGGAACGAGAGGCACAACTGAGAAATCCCGAGACGGCTTATTTGGTTTCCGATGAAGCCTTTGACAAAAAATTGGAAGAATTGGGTTGGAGTCCTTCGGATATGGCGGTAATGGCAGGAATGTACATTGAGCGAGGAATGTATGACCTTAAACAAAGCATACGGGCGTGGTTTCGAGAGCTTTTGGAAATGCTTTTTCAAGCAGCAGCATTGGTGATTGATACCATTCGTACTTTCTTTCTGATTGTACTTTCTATTTTAGGACCTTTGGCATTTGCCATTTCGGTTTGGGATGGCTTTCAATCGACAATGACCCAATGGATTACCCGTTATGTAAGCGTATATCTGTGGCTTCCCGTATCGGATTTGTTCAGTGCCATTTTGGCTCGTATTCAATCGCTTATTATCGAAAAAGACATCGAACAACTATCTGACCCTCATTTTATTCCCGATACTTCCAATACGGTGTATATCATCTTTATGATTATCGGCATCATCGGATATTTTACCATTCCAACGGTTTCCGGTTGGATTATACAAGCCGGAGGTATGGGCAATTTCGGCAGAAATATCAATCAAACGGCTACCAAAACGGGGAATGTTGTAGGAGCCGGAGCAGGTGCCGCTACGGGAAATATTTCGGGACAATTGTTGAAAAAATAA
- a CDS encoding DUF4141 domain-containing protein, with amino-acid sequence MKARHIVTGMFLLLMFSSVKAQWVVTDPTNLAQSIVNTTQQIVQTSSTARNMLNNFKEVEKVYNQGKKYYDALKSVNNLVKDARKVQETVLMVGDISQMYVTNFKKMTQDANFSAEELNAIAFGYSKLLAESSNLLKDLKQIVNASSLSMNDKERLDIIDRVHKEVKEYYLLVRYYTQKNISVSYLRAKKKNDTQRVLSLYGNEMKYW; translated from the coding sequence ATGAAAGCAAGACACATTGTAACAGGAATGTTTTTACTGCTAATGTTCAGCAGTGTAAAAGCACAATGGGTGGTTACAGACCCCACGAATTTAGCTCAAAGTATTGTCAATACCACCCAACAGATTGTACAAACTTCTTCTACCGCCCGAAATATGCTCAACAATTTTAAAGAGGTAGAAAAGGTGTATAATCAAGGAAAAAAATATTACGATGCTCTTAAAAGTGTCAATAATTTGGTAAAAGATGCCCGAAAGGTACAAGAAACGGTACTGATGGTGGGAGATATTTCTCAAATGTACGTTACCAATTTCAAAAAGATGACCCAAGATGCCAATTTTTCGGCTGAAGAACTCAATGCCATAGCCTTTGGGTATTCTAAACTTTTGGCAGAGAGTTCTAATTTACTGAAAGATTTAAAGCAGATTGTCAATGCTTCTTCTTTATCGATGAACGATAAAGAGCGTTTGGATATCATCGATAGGGTACATAAAGAAGTCAAGGAATATTATCTGTTAGTGCGGTATTACACTCAAAAAAACATTTCGGTAAGTTATCTCAGAGCCAAGAAGAAAAACGATACACAACGGGTGCTTTCCCTTTATGGCAATGAAATGAAATATTGGTAA
- a CDS encoding TraG family conjugative transposon ATPase: MKNTSKISALESKFPILAIENDCLLSKEADITIGFSVQLPELFTLSGEDYQLLHSLWYKAIKVLPEYTVIHKQDWFLKENYTPNLQSENTTFLSRSYEKHFNERPFLHHRCYLFLTKTTKNRMQSQSNFSSLCKGNFLPKEIRNKEYISQFLEAVRQMERILNDSGFLHITQLTETDYIGTKDKKGLFEQYLSLSTDDNVSLQDICLSAEQMRIGNQKLCLHTLSDTEDLPTSVTPESRYERLSTDKSDCLLSFASPVGLLLSCNHIYNQYLFLDNSQENLQKFEKSARNMHSLSRYSRANQINKQWIEEYLNVAHSQGLASVRAHFNVMAWSDNPQELRTLKNDVGSALASMECKPRHNTIDTATLYWAGIAGNGVDFPSEETFYTFIEPALCFFTQETNYQNSPSPFGIKMADRLTGNPIHLDISDLPMKKGIITNRNKFVLGPSGSGKSFFTNHLVRQYYEQGTHIVLVDTGNSYQGLCELIHQKTKGKDGIYFTYTEDNPIAFNPFYTDDGVFDIEKRESIKTLILTLWKRDDEPPTRSEEVALSNAVNLYIQQVKENQHQKPAFNGFYEFVKGEYAALLKEKKVREKDFDLANFLNVLEPYYQGGEYDYLLNSDKEMDLLSKRFIVFEIDAIKDHPILFPVVTIIIMEVFINKMRRLKGIRKMILIEEAWKAIAKEGMAEYIKYLFKTVRKFFGEAVIVTQEVDDIIHSPIVKESIINNSDCKILLDQRKYMNKFDAIQTMLGLTEKEKAQILSINLNNDPKRKYKEVWIGLGGTHSAVYATEVSRQEYFAYTTEESEKHQLMQLTGQFDGNLEKAIEQMSRQ; encoded by the coding sequence ATGAAAAACACCTCTAAAATCAGTGCTTTGGAAAGTAAATTCCCGATTCTTGCCATTGAAAACGACTGTTTGCTGAGCAAAGAAGCCGACATTACTATTGGTTTTTCCGTGCAATTGCCCGAGCTTTTTACCCTTTCAGGAGAAGATTATCAGCTGTTGCATTCACTTTGGTATAAGGCTATAAAAGTACTTCCCGAATACACGGTGATTCATAAACAAGATTGGTTTCTCAAAGAGAACTACACTCCTAATTTACAATCGGAAAACACTACTTTTCTATCTCGTTCGTATGAAAAACATTTCAATGAACGACCGTTTTTGCATCACCGATGTTACTTGTTTTTGACCAAAACCACCAAAAACAGAATGCAGTCACAGAGTAATTTTTCATCGCTTTGTAAAGGCAATTTTCTACCCAAAGAAATCAGAAACAAAGAGTACATCTCTCAATTTTTGGAGGCTGTTAGGCAGATGGAACGTATTTTAAACGATTCGGGATTTTTGCACATTACACAACTCACCGAAACAGATTACATTGGTACAAAAGATAAAAAAGGACTCTTTGAGCAGTATTTAAGTCTTTCCACCGATGATAATGTATCCTTGCAGGATATTTGTCTTTCGGCAGAACAGATGCGTATTGGCAATCAGAAGTTGTGTTTGCATACGCTTTCCGATACGGAGGATTTACCAACAAGCGTTACCCCTGAGAGCCGTTATGAACGTTTATCCACGGATAAGAGTGATTGTTTGCTATCGTTTGCCTCACCTGTTGGACTACTGCTAAGTTGCAATCATATTTACAATCAATATTTGTTTTTAGACAATTCACAGGAAAACCTACAAAAGTTTGAAAAATCAGCTCGTAATATGCACTCGCTTTCGAGGTACAGTAGAGCCAATCAAATCAATAAGCAGTGGATAGAAGAATACCTCAATGTAGCTCATTCGCAAGGCTTGGCATCTGTGAGAGCTCATTTTAATGTAATGGCGTGGTCGGATAACCCTCAGGAACTTAGGACGCTCAAAAACGATGTGGGTAGTGCCTTGGCTTCGATGGAATGCAAACCCCGACATAATACCATTGATACGGCTACACTTTATTGGGCGGGCATTGCAGGTAACGGAGTTGATTTTCCGAGCGAAGAAACGTTTTACACGTTCATTGAACCTGCCTTGTGTTTCTTCACCCAAGAGACGAATTATCAAAACTCGCCAAGTCCCTTCGGTATCAAAATGGCAGATAGGCTTACGGGTAATCCTATTCATTTGGATATTTCGGATTTGCCGATGAAAAAAGGAATTATCACCAACCGAAATAAATTCGTATTAGGACCTTCGGGCAGTGGTAAATCTTTTTTTACCAATCATTTGGTTCGACAATACTACGAGCAAGGGACACACATTGTTTTAGTGGATACGGGAAATTCCTATCAAGGATTGTGTGAACTGATACATCAGAAAACCAAAGGAAAAGATGGGATTTATTTCACCTATACGGAAGATAATCCCATAGCCTTTAATCCGTTTTACACGGACGATGGGGTGTTTGATATTGAAAAACGGGAGAGTATCAAAACGCTTATCCTAACCCTTTGGAAACGCGATGATGAGCCACCCACCCGTTCGGAAGAGGTAGCCCTTTCCAATGCAGTGAACCTGTACATTCAACAGGTTAAAGAAAATCAGCATCAAAAACCTGCTTTCAATGGCTTTTATGAATTTGTCAAAGGCGAGTATGCAGCACTTTTAAAGGAGAAAAAAGTACGCGAAAAGGATTTTGATTTAGCTAATTTCTTAAATGTATTAGAGCCATATTACCAAGGTGGAGAATATGATTATTTGCTCAATTCCGACAAAGAAATGGATTTGCTCTCCAAGCGATTTATCGTTTTTGAAATAGATGCTATCAAAGACCATCCGATATTATTTCCTGTGGTAACCATTATCATTATGGAAGTATTTATCAATAAGATGCGAAGGCTTAAAGGGATTCGTAAGATGATTCTGATAGAGGAAGCGTGGAAAGCCATTGCTAAGGAAGGTATGGCGGAATACATCAAATACCTGTTTAAAACGGTGCGTAAATTCTTCGGTGAGGCGGTAATTGTCACCCAAGAGGTGGACGATATTATCCATTCACCCATTGTCAAAGAAAGTATTATCAACAATTCGGATTGCAAAATTTTGCTCGACCAACGCAAGTATATGAATAAGTTCGATGCAATTCAAACGATGTTAGGGCTTACAGAAAAGGAAAAAGCACAAATTCTTTCTATCAACTTAAATAACGACCCGAAACGCAAATACAAAGAAGTGTGGATTGGTTTGGGAGGGACACATTCGGCTGTGTACGCCACTGAGGTAAGCCGTCAGGAATATTTTGCGTACACTACCGAAGAGAGCGAAAAACACCAACTGATGCAACTCACCGGACAGTTCGACGGCAATTTAGAAAAAGCCATTGAACAGATGAGTAGACAATAA
- a CDS encoding DUF4133 domain-containing protein: METRKTYAINKGIGRSVEFKGLKAQYLFIFAGGLLAVLILVMILYTVGVQPYLCLGLGVGLASLVVWQTFSLNQKYGEYGLMKKAASKRLPKYLRNQKSVRLFIRTSSNTKN; this comes from the coding sequence ATGGAAACCCGAAAGACATACGCCATCAACAAGGGTATTGGCAGAAGCGTAGAATTTAAAGGGCTTAAAGCTCAATACTTATTCATTTTTGCGGGCGGATTGTTGGCAGTTTTGATTTTGGTAATGATTCTCTACACTGTTGGAGTACAGCCATATTTGTGTTTAGGTTTGGGCGTAGGCTTGGCAAGTCTTGTAGTTTGGCAGACTTTCTCACTGAATCAAAAATATGGTGAATACGGCCTGATGAAAAAGGCAGCTAGTAAACGCCTTCCCAAATATCTCAGAAACCAAAAATCCGTTCGCTTGTTTATCCGTACTAGTTCAAACACAAAAAACTAA
- a CDS encoding DUF4134 domain-containing protein, with amino-acid sequence MTRKLIQKKLFLSLLMMANFAFSQGNGVGGINEATKMVTSYFDPATKLIYAIGAVVGLIGGVKVYNKFSSGDPDTSKTAASWFGACIFLIVAATILRSFFL; translated from the coding sequence ATGACACGTAAATTAATTCAAAAAAAGTTGTTTTTATCGCTTTTGATGATGGCGAATTTTGCCTTTTCACAGGGCAATGGAGTGGGTGGTATCAATGAGGCTACCAAAATGGTTACCTCGTACTTTGACCCTGCTACCAAACTGATTTATGCCATAGGTGCCGTGGTGGGACTTATCGGCGGGGTAAAGGTTTATAACAAGTTCAGTAGTGGCGATCCTGACACGAGCAAAACGGCAGCAAGTTGGTTTGGAGCGTGTATTTTCTTGATTGTGGCGGCTACGATTTTACGTTCTTTCTTTTTGTAA